The window AAACCCTGGTGGGATCGAGCGGATCGGGCAAGGGAAGAGAGTTCGTGGCATGGCGCAATTCGCTACTGATGCTCATTTACGCATTGACGGCCATGCGTGCCAGCGAAGCGCTGCATCTGAAACTGGAAGATTTCGAACCGTTTACAAAACGTTTCGAAAACGGTCATGTGCTCGATCTTTACGCCATATCCGTCAAGGAGGCCAAAGGAGGTCGCGCCAGAAAGGTGGTGGCCCCAACAAAGTTTTTAAAAAAACATCTGGACCGTATGCATCATTACTTCCATGGAGACAAAACCAGATATATCGCGTCAAGAACGCCTGTTCACAATGAACCGATCAGCTATACGGCGCTTTACAACTACTCCAAATGGATCTATCAGGCGGCCGGCATGGATGACATGAGCGGGTTTCACTGTATTCGCAGAGGCTGGGCAACCAGGGAAATAGGTGCGGGAAAACCACCAGCGCTCGTATCGAAACAGCTCGGCCACAAATCGTTCACGACAACACATACCCATTATGTAATCACAAACGACGAACTTCTCGCGAAACTATTTATGGCGGATCAAGACACTCCTTCATGAGTTACTGCTTTGCGATACCGTAAGAATCGAAACAGGCGGCCTTTAACGGCTCTATACGTCAATTGACAATTCGGGCTCTGCTTCCTTTACCTTCGCAATGTCAAAGGTTTCAAATGGAACCATAAGCGCATTTATTGGATCTACCGGGAATTCGAACTGAACCTGCGCATCAAACGAGAGAAGCCGGAACCGCTCAAAGTTCCAACATCTTCCGATAATGTCAGATCAATGAATTTCATGTACGATCAGCTTGGAAACGGCAAGAGCTTGCATCTGTTCAACGTCATTGACCATTACAAACGTGAAGTACTTGAACTTGAAATAGAAGTAGTCTTCTCACTCCCTAGTGAGCAGTTGATCCACACATTGGAACTATTATAATGTTTAGGATTTTTACATCATATTACGTTGGAATAATTTTTGTTGTATATATTGTATGAGAGCAGCTTTTTGTGCATTATTGGGTACGTTTACGCTAATAGTATTCCCATTTTCACCAATGAATAAAATATTTAATGAACCTAATGCTTGGGTAAATCCATCCACAAGGTTATTTGCCAAACCACTAGAACTCATAGACATACTACCAGCCGCACTTGCATTGAAATTTATATTACTAATAGGCATAGCATTCATTGTATTAAATTTATCCAAAGACAGATAAATTTTATGGCCGTCGTCTAATACATGATAATTCCCCAAGGTTCCTAACAACTTTACACCACTCTCTGCTGATTTTATAAAATTGGAAATCATAACACCACCAAAAATGAATACAAAAGTAACCAATGAAGCAACCGCAATATCTCCGCCAGACATCAATTCTCCTTTTTATTTGAAAAATTATTATAATAAATAATTACTTTAAAAAATATTATTTTATATTTTTATTAATTTAAATCGGGTCTGATCGTAATTGGAAAGACGTAGACAATTGTGAAGACACTACTTCAGCATGGAAATATTATTTTTTGCCAATTCAAAAAATAGACCAATGAAATGATTTTTCATTTTCTCAGTTTTTTTAAAATCTCCACCATCGCCAGCGTGTCGAGCCCGCAGTACTCCAGCAGCGCCCGACGGGTGCGATCCCTCTCGTCGGGGGTCATGTTCGGCAGGCGCAGGTAGGCGTCCATCGCCTCTTCACCGTGGTGGACGCCGTTTAGCCGCGCGTAGGCGTCCTGCATGTCGGGCACCAGCAGGGGCAGGACGCGCTTGATGGACCACTGTCCCAGGAAGCCCCAGTGGTAGTACCACCGCTTCTTGAAAGGTTCGCCCAGGTCCACGAGCCTCGCCTTCAGAACCTGCAGCGCGTCCGCATGTTCGGGAAAGTCGCGCGCCAGCTCTTCGAGTCGGGCGGCTTCGAAGCCTTTGTTGTAGACGAGTATCGTCCCCTCGCTTGGAATATCCTGCAAAAGAGTCTTTACAAACCGCGGCCTGGGGTCCTCCCCCTCCTGCGCAAGGAATTCCCTCTGTTCCAGCCCGCCCTCTTCTGTTTCGATATGGAGCGAATACTGAAACGGCATCTGACGATACGGCCTCTGCCCCGCAAAGGAGGGGACCGCCTCCTGAAAGGTTTCGAAATCCATATGGCATAGCGGATGGGTGAGC of the Hydrogenimonas cancrithermarum genome contains:
- a CDS encoding tyrosine-type recombinase/integrase — translated: MRSYSEALHTFVTFCALYDGKLQIHEIGAKFINRYIMYYVEKLAARDLETGRIPQNEYDAIMEKYNQNFGPNGRDTPIPARYQKTLQHRLTVLKSFLRFISMQNKDGHDFTRIFPQVAKASSTKNDLGQRYLSENQLAALVSTAYEWPAYYKTLVGSSGSGKGREFVAWRNSLLMLIYALTAMRASEALHLKLEDFEPFTKRFENGHVLDLYAISVKEAKGGRARKVVAPTKFLKKHLDRMHHYFHGDKTRYIASRTPVHNEPISYTALYNYSKWIYQAAGMDDMSGFHCIRRGWATREIGAGKPPALVSKQLGHKSFTTTHTHYVITNDELLAKLFMADQDTPS